A window of the Mesorhizobium opportunistum WSM2075 genome harbors these coding sequences:
- a CDS encoding J domain-containing protein: MGQMKPYPKYFEKIRVRPDKDAELKSHSPICQWDGCKEAGTHRAPVGRMKEGEYFRFCFDHVREYNKGFNYFSGVPDTEVARFQKEAMTGHRPTWKMGVNGASTRSSPDMAQMRSGRAGYYNRMRDPFDLFKGPKDPREARERKAKPLEAKALETLGLDTKATGKDIKARYKELVKRHHPDANGGDRGSEDRFRDVLQAYRVLKQAGLC; the protein is encoded by the coding sequence ATGGGTCAGATGAAGCCGTACCCCAAATATTTCGAGAAGATTCGCGTCCGCCCCGACAAGGACGCGGAGCTGAAGTCGCATTCGCCGATTTGCCAGTGGGACGGCTGCAAGGAGGCGGGCACCCATCGCGCGCCGGTCGGGCGGATGAAGGAGGGCGAGTATTTCCGCTTCTGCTTCGACCATGTGCGCGAGTACAACAAGGGCTTCAACTACTTCTCCGGCGTGCCGGACACCGAGGTCGCACGCTTCCAGAAGGAAGCGATGACCGGCCACCGGCCGACCTGGAAGATGGGCGTCAACGGCGCCTCGACACGTTCGTCGCCCGATATGGCGCAGATGCGCTCCGGCCGCGCCGGCTACTACAACCGCATGCGCGACCCGTTCGATCTGTTCAAGGGGCCGAAGGATCCGCGTGAGGCGCGCGAGCGCAAGGCCAAGCCGCTTGAGGCCAAGGCGCTGGAAACGCTTGGCCTTGATACAAAGGCGACTGGCAAGGATATCAAGGCGCGCTATAAGGAACTGGTGAAGCGCCACCATCCGGATGCGAATGGTGGCGACAGAGGTTCGGAAGACCGGTTCCGCGATGTGCTGCAGGCCTATCGCGTGCTCAAACAGGCGGGCCTGTGCTGA
- a CDS encoding HlyC/CorC family transporter, with translation MSNQTGWVVVAVLAILILLIVAVRTRLLAMFGYELSRIEPQRSSQDELRGAVDDFRRDGQVVREDRDRIGGLFDLEELEVSDVMVHRTNMRSVNADNAPEAVVREILQSPHTRMPLWKGSLDNIVGVLHAKDLLRALNEVGNDFSKIDVMKIASKPWFVPDTTTLQEQLNAFLRRKAHFAVVVDEYGEVEGLVTLEDIIEEIVGEIADEHDVDIHGVKQEADGSVVVEGTVPIRDLNRALDWNLPDEEATTIAGLVIHETQSIPEEKQAFTFHGKRFTVMKRDKNRIARLRIRPAVDT, from the coding sequence ATGAGCAACCAGACGGGCTGGGTCGTCGTCGCCGTCCTTGCAATCCTCATCCTGCTGATCGTTGCCGTGCGCACGCGCCTGCTTGCCATGTTCGGCTACGAGCTGTCGCGCATCGAGCCGCAGCGCTCGAGCCAGGACGAGTTGCGCGGTGCGGTCGACGATTTCCGCCGCGACGGTCAGGTGGTGCGCGAGGATCGTGATCGCATTGGCGGCCTGTTCGATCTCGAGGAGCTCGAAGTCTCCGATGTCATGGTGCACCGCACCAACATGCGCTCGGTCAATGCCGACAATGCGCCGGAAGCGGTGGTGCGCGAGATCCTGCAGAGCCCGCACACGCGCATGCCGTTGTGGAAGGGCTCGCTCGACAACATTGTCGGCGTGCTGCACGCCAAGGACCTGCTGCGCGCGTTGAACGAAGTCGGCAACGACTTTTCCAAGATCGACGTGATGAAGATCGCCTCGAAACCCTGGTTCGTGCCGGACACCACGACGTTGCAGGAACAGCTCAACGCCTTTCTGCGCCGTAAGGCGCATTTTGCCGTCGTCGTTGACGAATATGGCGAGGTCGAAGGGCTGGTGACGCTGGAGGATATCATCGAGGAGATCGTCGGCGAGATCGCCGACGAGCATGATGTCGACATCCATGGCGTCAAGCAGGAGGCCGACGGTTCCGTCGTCGTCGAGGGCACGGTGCCGATCCGCGACCTGAACCGGGCGCTCGACTGGAACCTGCCCGACGAGGAGGCGACCACCATTGCCGGCCTCGTCATTCACGAGACGCAGTCGATCCCCGAGGAAAAACAGGCTTTCACCTTCCACGGCAAGCGCTTCACCGTGATGAAACGCGACAAGAACCGGATTGCCCGGTTGAGGATCAGGCCGGCCGTGGACACTTAA
- the aroB gene encoding 3-dehydroquinate synthase: MSVDQPVTVEVGLGDRAYDILIGSGLLSCAGEEISRRLPGTRAAVITDANVAAVHLEALKTGLEKGGIQPAVITLPPGEKTKSFVHLEEVVDGVLAARLERGDIVIALGGGVIGDLAGFAAGIVRRGMNFVQIPTSLLAQVDSSVGGKTGINSPRGKNLVGVFHQPKLVLADTEVLDTLPIREFRAGYAELAKYGLIDRPQFFAWLEENWRQVFAGGPERAQAIAEACRAKADVVARDEFETGDRALLNLGHTFGHALEAATQYDGARLVHGEGVAIGMALAHRFSSRLNLASPDDAARVETHLRAVGLPWRMADIPGDLPDAEALLAFITQDKKVSRGALTFILTRGVGQAFIAKDVPASEVLSFLRENHPANGKAG, translated from the coding sequence GTGAGCGTGGATCAGCCTGTCACCGTCGAAGTCGGGCTTGGCGACCGGGCCTACGACATACTCATCGGCTCAGGGTTGCTGTCTTGCGCGGGTGAGGAGATCTCGCGCCGGCTGCCGGGCACGCGCGCGGCCGTCATCACCGACGCCAATGTCGCGGCGGTGCATCTCGAGGCGCTGAAGACCGGGCTCGAAAAGGGCGGCATCCAGCCCGCCGTCATCACATTGCCGCCCGGCGAGAAGACCAAGAGTTTTGTCCATCTCGAAGAGGTGGTCGACGGTGTGCTGGCCGCCAGGCTGGAGCGCGGCGACATCGTCATCGCCTTGGGCGGCGGCGTCATCGGCGACCTTGCCGGCTTTGCCGCCGGCATCGTGCGGCGCGGCATGAATTTCGTGCAGATCCCGACCTCGCTGCTGGCCCAGGTCGATTCCTCCGTCGGCGGCAAGACCGGCATCAACAGTCCACGCGGCAAGAACCTCGTCGGTGTTTTCCATCAGCCGAAGCTGGTGCTGGCCGACACCGAAGTGCTCGACACGCTGCCGATCCGCGAATTCCGCGCCGGCTATGCCGAGCTCGCCAAATACGGGCTGATCGACCGGCCGCAATTCTTCGCCTGGCTGGAAGAAAACTGGAGGCAGGTGTTCGCCGGCGGCCCGGAGAGGGCGCAGGCGATTGCCGAGGCCTGTCGCGCCAAGGCCGACGTCGTCGCCCGCGACGAGTTCGAGACCGGCGACCGGGCGCTGCTCAATCTCGGCCACACGTTCGGCCACGCGCTGGAAGCCGCCACGCAGTATGACGGCGCCCGCCTCGTCCATGGCGAGGGGGTCGCCATCGGCATGGCACTGGCGCACCGGTTCTCCTCGCGCCTCAATCTGGCCAGCCCCGACGACGCGGCGCGCGTCGAGACCCATCTGCGCGCCGTTGGGCTGCCGTGGCGCATGGCCGACATTCCTGGCGATCTGCCTGACGCCGAGGCACTGCTGGCCTTCATCACCCAGGACAAGAAAGTGTCGCGCGGCGCGCTGACCTTCATCCTGACGCGCGGTGTCGGCCAGGCCTTCATCGCCAAGGACGTGCCGGCTTCGGAAGTGCTGTCGTTCCTCCGGGAGAACCACCCGGCCAACGGGAAAGCCGGCTGA
- a CDS encoding PrkA family serine protein kinase codes for MRENQSDVFDLFSEIYANAAQEEISLQQYLLACREDKSMYASAPERMVEAIGEPNLVDTSKDERLGRIFSNRTVKVYPSFSEFYGMEDTIERIAGYFRYASQGLEERKQILYLLGPVGGGKSSLAERLKKLMEERPIYTLKAGSQISPIFESPLGLFHPDRMGDLLEDKYGIARRRLNGLISPWAAKRLDELSGDISKFSVVKLMPSRLRQIGIAKTEPGDENNQDVSALVGKVDIRQLENFSQSDPDAYSYSGGLNRTTQGLLEFVEMFKAPIKVLHPLLTATQEGSYNGTENFGAFPYQGIIIAHSNESEWQQFKNNKNNEAFLDRILVVKVPYCLRITEERHIYEKLLRESELAGSPCAPEVLDILSRFTVSTRLAEHDNSPLYTKMRAYDGENLKEVDPRAKSVQEYRDAAGVDEGMTGVSTRFAFKILSQTFNYDTNEVAADPVHLMYILEEAIKREQFPKETEAAYLEFIKSELATRYAEFIGHEIQKAYLESYSEYGQNLFDRYIAYADAWIEDQDYKDPDTGQILDREILDKELSQVEKPAGIANPKDFRNEVVKFTLRARARNHGRNPSWTSYEKLREVIEKRMFGQVEDLLPVISFGSKQDSVTEKRHNEFVQRMVQRGYTERQVRRLVDWYMRVNKAG; via the coding sequence ATGCGTGAGAATCAGTCCGACGTCTTCGATCTGTTTTCGGAGATTTATGCGAACGCGGCCCAGGAAGAAATCAGCCTCCAGCAGTATCTCCTTGCTTGCCGAGAGGACAAGTCGATGTATGCCTCGGCGCCTGAACGGATGGTCGAGGCAATCGGCGAACCGAACCTGGTCGACACCAGCAAGGATGAACGGCTCGGCCGCATTTTTTCGAACCGCACCGTCAAGGTCTATCCATCCTTCTCCGAGTTCTACGGGATGGAGGACACGATCGAGCGCATCGCCGGATATTTCCGCTATGCCTCTCAGGGACTGGAGGAGCGCAAGCAGATCCTCTACCTCCTCGGCCCCGTCGGCGGCGGCAAATCCTCCCTTGCCGAACGGCTGAAGAAACTGATGGAGGAACGGCCGATCTACACGCTGAAGGCCGGCAGCCAGATCAGTCCGATTTTCGAATCGCCGCTTGGCCTTTTCCATCCCGACCGCATGGGAGACCTGCTGGAGGATAAATACGGGATAGCCCGGCGCCGTCTCAACGGACTTATCTCGCCCTGGGCGGCCAAGCGGCTCGACGAACTGTCGGGCGATATTTCCAAGTTCAGTGTCGTCAAGCTGATGCCGTCGCGGCTGCGCCAGATCGGCATTGCCAAGACAGAGCCCGGCGACGAGAACAACCAGGACGTCTCGGCCTTGGTCGGCAAGGTCGACATCAGGCAATTGGAAAATTTCAGCCAGTCCGATCCGGACGCCTATTCCTACAGCGGCGGCCTGAACCGGACCACGCAAGGCCTGCTCGAATTCGTCGAGATGTTCAAGGCGCCCATCAAGGTCCTGCACCCGCTGCTCACGGCGACCCAGGAAGGCAGCTACAATGGCACTGAGAATTTCGGCGCCTTCCCCTATCAGGGCATCATCATTGCCCATTCCAACGAATCGGAATGGCAGCAGTTCAAGAACAACAAAAACAACGAGGCCTTTCTGGACCGCATCCTCGTGGTCAAGGTGCCATATTGCCTGCGGATCACCGAAGAGAGGCATATTTACGAGAAATTGCTGCGCGAGAGCGAACTGGCCGGCAGCCCGTGCGCACCTGAAGTGCTGGACATTCTCAGCCGGTTCACCGTCTCGACTCGCCTTGCCGAGCACGACAATTCGCCGCTCTATACCAAGATGCGCGCCTATGACGGTGAAAACCTCAAGGAGGTCGATCCCAGGGCCAAGTCCGTTCAGGAGTATCGCGACGCAGCCGGCGTCGACGAGGGCATGACCGGCGTAAGCACGCGCTTCGCCTTCAAAATCCTGTCGCAGACGTTCAACTACGACACCAACGAGGTCGCGGCGGACCCGGTGCACCTGATGTACATCCTGGAAGAGGCGATCAAGCGCGAGCAGTTCCCGAAGGAAACGGAAGCCGCCTATCTCGAATTCATCAAGTCGGAGCTCGCGACCCGCTATGCCGAGTTCATCGGCCACGAAATCCAGAAGGCCTATCTGGAGTCATATAGCGAATATGGCCAGAACCTTTTCGACCGCTACATCGCCTATGCCGATGCCTGGATCGAGGATCAGGACTACAAGGACCCCGATACCGGCCAGATCCTCGACCGCGAGATCCTGGACAAGGAACTGTCGCAGGTCGAAAAGCCGGCCGGCATCGCCAATCCCAAGGATTTTCGCAACGAAGTGGTCAAATTCACATTGCGCGCCCGGGCGCGCAACCATGGCCGCAATCCGTCATGGACCAGCTATGAAAAGCTGCGTGAAGTGATCGAGAAGCGGATGTTCGGACAGGTTGAAGACCTTCTGCCCGTGATCAGTTTCGGCTCCAAACAGGACAGCGTGACGGAAAAACGCCACAATGAATTCGTGCAGCGCATGGTGCAACGTGGTTACACCGAGCGGCAGGTGCGCCGGCTTGTCGACTGGTACATGCGTGTGAACAAGGCGGGTTGA
- a CDS encoding acetolactate synthase large subunit, whose protein sequence is MNGADVLCDVLLANDVTVCFANPGTSEMHFVAALDRKPRMRCVLGLFEGVVTGAADGYARMTDRPAATLLHTGPGLANGLANMHNARRALSPMINIVGDHASYHLPLDAPLTSDIEGLAAPMSNWVGRVKGPEDVAPAAEAAFRASLTPPGVATLILPADAAWGEVGAVPVGKVKLAPTRAADMDAVRKIAAAIRAAPGRVGMIVRGRAARADALDIAGQISTAGGVRLFSEVLTARMQRGRGRVAPTRIPYPVDAATALLRDIDVLVLVGGKEPVAFFAYPGKPGRLVREDCQVLTLAAHGDDLHAALEALREELGIKPSQQTAFAAAFPDEATPNGKLTEDAIALSVARKLPDNAIICDEAVTSARRFFALSAYAAPHDYMMGTGGSIGGGIPMATGAAVACPDRKVINLEADGSGMYTVQGLWTQARENLDVVTIVFSNRTYAILHGEMKNVGVGAIGENARRMLDLDHPPLDWVSLAKGMGVEAARAETCERFDALLDSALSRRGPFLIEAVL, encoded by the coding sequence ATGAATGGCGCCGATGTCCTGTGCGATGTGCTTTTGGCCAATGACGTGACGGTCTGTTTCGCCAATCCCGGCACATCCGAAATGCATTTCGTCGCCGCGCTTGACCGCAAACCGCGGATGCGTTGCGTGCTCGGCCTTTTCGAGGGCGTGGTGACCGGTGCCGCCGACGGCTATGCGCGCATGACCGACCGTCCCGCCGCGACTTTGCTGCATACGGGGCCTGGTCTGGCCAATGGCCTGGCCAACATGCACAACGCCCGGCGCGCCTTGAGCCCGATGATCAACATCGTCGGCGACCATGCCTCCTATCATTTGCCGCTCGACGCACCACTCACCAGCGATATCGAGGGCCTCGCGGCGCCGATGTCGAACTGGGTCGGCCGCGTCAAAGGTCCTGAGGATGTCGCGCCGGCAGCCGAAGCCGCCTTTCGCGCCTCGCTGACGCCGCCGGGCGTCGCGACGCTGATCCTGCCGGCGGATGCCGCCTGGGGTGAAGTCGGCGCGGTCCCGGTCGGCAAGGTGAAGCTGGCGCCGACGCGAGCCGCCGACATGGACGCCGTACGCAAGATCGCCGCGGCGATCCGTGCCGCTCCGGGGCGGGTCGGCATGATCGTGCGCGGGCGCGCCGCGCGCGCCGATGCGCTCGACATTGCCGGCCAGATTTCCACCGCAGGCGGTGTCCGTCTGTTCAGCGAGGTCCTGACCGCGCGGATGCAGCGCGGACGCGGGCGCGTGGCGCCGACCCGTATTCCCTATCCGGTCGATGCCGCGACGGCGCTGCTCAGGGACATCGACGTCCTGGTGCTGGTCGGCGGCAAGGAGCCGGTCGCCTTCTTCGCCTATCCGGGAAAACCCGGACGGCTGGTCCGCGAAGACTGTCAGGTGCTGACGCTCGCCGCCCATGGCGACGATCTCCATGCGGCGCTGGAAGCGCTTCGCGAGGAACTGGGCATCAAGCCATCGCAGCAGACGGCGTTCGCGGCCGCTTTCCCGGACGAGGCAACGCCGAATGGCAAGTTGACCGAAGATGCCATCGCGCTGTCGGTGGCGCGCAAGCTGCCGGACAATGCGATCATCTGCGACGAAGCGGTCACCTCGGCGCGGCGCTTTTTCGCGCTGTCGGCATATGCGGCGCCGCACGACTACATGATGGGTACGGGCGGATCGATCGGCGGCGGCATCCCGATGGCGACCGGGGCGGCAGTCGCCTGTCCCGACCGCAAGGTGATCAATCTGGAGGCCGACGGCAGCGGCATGTACACGGTGCAGGGGCTGTGGACCCAGGCCCGGGAAAATCTCGATGTGGTGACGATCGTCTTTTCCAACCGCACCTACGCCATCCTGCATGGCGAGATGAAGAATGTCGGCGTCGGGGCGATCGGCGAGAACGCCAGGCGCATGCTCGACCTCGACCATCCGCCGCTGGACTGGGTCTCGCTGGCAAAAGGCATGGGCGTGGAGGCCGCGCGCGCCGAGACCTGCGAACGGTTCGATGCGCTTCTGGACAGTGCCTTGTCGCGGCGGGGGCCGTTCCTGATCGAAGCGGTGCTCTGA
- a CDS encoding alpha/beta hydrolase, translating to MIDRRSLILAAVTALLPLGASAAWRLRQPAPTTFDYGPAKLDIYAPDGAKNLPVVFFVHGGAWQFGKRSQVGAKPAFLLANGFCFVSIDYRMLPQVDVATQASDVEKAYAYVRANIAGHGGDPRRIVGMGHSAGCHLIALTGMRGGLPGVAGLLLDDTRAYDLARLEKNGGMVRAYARVFSDPSQWAALSPASHVDGSKHPPTFIAYSRAEGRGEESKAFAERLRATGTKVTLFDGSAYTHMSINRDFGEDGDALTAAALAFLKSTVG from the coding sequence ATGATCGATCGACGAAGCCTGATTCTGGCCGCGGTGACGGCGCTGTTGCCATTGGGAGCATCGGCGGCATGGCGCCTGCGCCAGCCCGCGCCAACGACCTTCGACTATGGGCCGGCCAAACTCGACATCTATGCTCCCGATGGCGCGAAAAACCTGCCGGTGGTGTTTTTCGTCCATGGCGGGGCCTGGCAGTTCGGCAAACGCAGCCAGGTGGGTGCAAAGCCGGCTTTCCTGCTCGCCAATGGGTTCTGCTTCGTTTCCATCGACTATCGCATGCTGCCGCAGGTGGATGTCGCCACCCAGGCCAGCGATGTCGAAAAGGCCTATGCCTATGTCAGGGCCAATATTGCCGGGCATGGCGGTGATCCCAGGCGCATCGTCGGCATGGGGCATTCGGCCGGCTGCCATCTGATCGCGCTGACGGGAATGCGCGGCGGGCTGCCAGGCGTCGCCGGGCTGCTTCTCGACGATACCAGGGCCTATGATCTCGCCAGGCTTGAGAAAAATGGCGGTATGGTGCGAGCCTATGCCCGGGTGTTTTCCGATCCATCGCAATGGGCGGCATTGTCGCCGGCGAGCCATGTCGACGGCAGCAAGCATCCGCCGACCTTCATCGCCTATTCCCGCGCCGAGGGTCGCGGCGAGGAGTCGAAAGCCTTTGCCGAGCGCTTGCGCGCCACCGGTACCAAGGTCACGCTGTTCGACGGCAGCGCCTATACGCACATGTCGATCAATCGCGATTTCGGCGAAGACGGCGACGCGCTGACGGCGGCCGCGCTGGCTTTCCTGAAGTCGACGGTCGGCTGA
- a CDS encoding BolA family protein, producing MSIQATMEDKINKAFSPERLVIINESHLHAGHHHHGSDHHGVYDGTGETHFRVRVVASAFAGMNRIDRHRAVNELLADELKAGVHALAIEPAAPGEKTRW from the coding sequence ATGTCCATACAGGCGACCATGGAAGACAAGATCAACAAGGCATTTTCGCCGGAGCGGCTGGTGATCATCAACGAAAGCCATCTTCATGCCGGCCACCATCATCACGGCTCCGACCATCACGGCGTCTATGACGGCACCGGCGAGACGCATTTTCGCGTCCGTGTCGTCGCGTCCGCCTTTGCCGGCATGAACCGCATCGACCGCCACCGCGCCGTCAACGAACTGCTCGCCGACGAATTGAAGGCCGGCGTGCACGCGCTGGCGATCGAACCGGCGGCTCCCGGCGAAAAGACCCGCTGGTAG
- a CDS encoding YeaH/YhbH family protein, with protein MPIFIDRRLNPKDKSLGNRQRFLKRAREELKRNIRDQVRAGRIAEVDREHAVPMPRKGTSEPVFSDARDSGRRQHILPGNRTYISGDLIPKPGLGGVGSSSPGNSESEDDFRFMLSREEVLDLFFEDLELPDLVKLNLKQILTFKPKRAGFSASGSPTNINVGRTMRNSHGRRIALRRPKQAQLDEIARQLALLEAQPPNAARRERIAALREELDLMERRRRRISYVDPVDIRFNRFDPQPQPNASAVMFCLMDVSGSMGEREKDLAKRFFVLLHLFLTRRYERTDIVFIRHTHEAQEVDEQTFFYHTQSGGTVVSTALEEMHRTIEQRYPPTEWNIYAAQASDGDNFATDSERCIELLGGKLMRLCQYFAYVEIIDERESHIFGSTENGTSLWRAYSAIEQKWPNFQMRRIASPADIYPVFRELFARQPAMRASA; from the coding sequence ATGCCGATCTTTATCGACAGACGCCTGAATCCGAAGGACAAAAGCCTGGGCAACCGCCAGCGGTTTCTGAAGCGCGCGCGGGAGGAACTCAAGCGAAACATCCGCGACCAGGTCCGCGCCGGCCGCATCGCCGAGGTTGACCGGGAGCATGCCGTGCCCATGCCCCGGAAAGGCACCAGCGAGCCGGTCTTCAGCGATGCCAGGGACAGCGGCCGGCGCCAGCATATCTTGCCTGGCAACAGAACTTACATTTCAGGAGATCTGATCCCAAAGCCAGGTCTGGGAGGCGTGGGCTCTTCGTCTCCGGGAAATAGCGAATCCGAAGACGATTTTCGTTTCATGTTGTCACGCGAGGAGGTTCTCGATCTTTTCTTCGAGGATCTTGAACTGCCCGATCTGGTCAAGCTCAATCTCAAGCAGATATTGACGTTCAAGCCGAAGCGGGCGGGCTTCAGCGCCAGCGGCTCGCCGACCAACATCAATGTCGGCCGCACGATGCGCAACAGCCATGGTCGCCGCATTGCGCTCCGGCGTCCCAAACAGGCGCAATTGGATGAGATCGCCCGCCAGCTTGCACTGCTCGAAGCGCAACCCCCGAACGCGGCAAGGCGCGAACGCATCGCTGCCCTGCGCGAAGAACTCGATTTGATGGAGCGTCGTCGCCGGCGAATTTCCTATGTCGACCCGGTCGACATCCGCTTCAACCGCTTCGACCCCCAGCCGCAGCCCAATGCCAGCGCCGTCATGTTCTGCCTTATGGACGTTTCGGGATCGATGGGGGAGCGCGAAAAGGATCTGGCCAAACGCTTCTTCGTGCTGCTCCACCTATTCCTGACGCGGCGTTATGAGCGGACGGACATCGTTTTCATTCGTCACACCCACGAGGCCCAGGAGGTCGACGAGCAGACGTTCTTCTACCATACCCAGAGCGGCGGCACGGTCGTTTCCACGGCGCTCGAGGAAATGCACCGCACCATTGAACAGCGCTATCCGCCGACGGAATGGAACATCTATGCCGCCCAGGCCTCCGACGGCGACAATTTCGCCACCGATTCCGAACGCTGCATCGAGCTGCTCGGCGGCAAACTGATGCGGTTGTGCCAGTATTTCGCCTATGTGGAGATCATCGACGAGCGCGAAAGCCATATTTTTGGGTCGACCGAAAATGGCACCTCGCTTTGGCGCGCCTACAGCGCCATCGAGCAGAAATGGCCGAATTTCCAGATGCGGCGCATCGCATCCCCAGCGGATATCTACCCCGTCTTTCGCGAGCTCTTCGCCAGGCAGCCGGCAATGCGTGCGAGCGCGTGA
- a CDS encoding SpoVR family protein: MASQAGKSRLLFSGSDWDFKTLSRAYDEIEAIAIDQLHLDTYPVQMEVISSQQMLDAYSSVGMPLMYRHWSFGKHFLYNELLYRKGGRGLAYELVINSDPCIVYLMEENTMALQALVTAHAALGHNHFFKNNHLFRQWTDAGGILSYLDFAKGYIARCEERYGLAAVEAVLDSAHALMEQGVFRYHRPPKLSSEQQREGLRERLEYEERSYNDLWRTLPPVQDADKAEAGEEVLAERKKSLSLPEENLLYFLEKNSLVLEPWQREILRIVRVIAQYFYPQRQTQVMNEGCATFVHYTLMNMLFDRGRINEGTMLEILRNHSNVIFQPSFDDPRFSGINPYALGLDMMQDIQRISTEPTAEDRDWFPDIAGRGDWLETLLDAWANHRDESFIRQYLSPTLIRKWRLFVLADGSDRPHYEVASIHDERGYSKIRAALAQNYDWGANRPDIQIVDVDLLGDRHLRLQHKVKDGVLLDNESRDATLRHIRSLWGYEVSLASVDAETDATLSERWTKDC, encoded by the coding sequence ATGGCTAGCCAAGCCGGTAAATCCAGGTTGCTTTTCTCAGGGTCCGACTGGGACTTCAAGACACTGTCGCGAGCCTATGACGAGATCGAGGCAATCGCGATTGATCAGCTTCACCTCGACACCTACCCGGTGCAGATGGAGGTTATTTCCTCGCAGCAGATGCTCGACGCCTACTCCTCGGTCGGCATGCCGCTGATGTACCGGCATTGGTCGTTCGGTAAGCATTTCCTCTACAACGAGCTTCTCTACCGCAAAGGTGGGCGCGGGCTGGCTTATGAGCTGGTCATCAATTCCGATCCCTGCATCGTCTACCTGATGGAAGAAAACACCATGGCCCTGCAGGCCCTGGTGACGGCCCATGCGGCACTCGGACATAACCATTTCTTCAAGAACAATCACCTTTTCCGCCAGTGGACGGACGCAGGCGGGATTCTGAGCTATCTGGACTTCGCGAAAGGTTACATCGCCCGGTGCGAGGAGCGTTACGGTCTCGCCGCCGTGGAAGCGGTTCTCGATTCGGCTCACGCGCTGATGGAGCAAGGCGTGTTCCGATACCACCGGCCGCCGAAACTCTCGTCGGAACAGCAACGCGAAGGCCTTCGCGAACGTCTCGAATACGAGGAGCGCTCCTACAATGATCTGTGGCGGACTCTGCCTCCGGTGCAGGACGCCGACAAGGCCGAAGCCGGGGAAGAAGTCTTGGCTGAACGGAAAAAATCGCTGAGCCTGCCCGAGGAGAACCTGCTCTATTTCCTGGAAAAGAACAGCCTCGTCCTGGAACCTTGGCAACGCGAGATCCTCCGCATTGTCCGGGTCATCGCACAGTATTTTTACCCGCAGCGGCAAACCCAGGTCATGAATGAGGGGTGCGCCACTTTCGTCCATTATACCTTGATGAACATGTTGTTCGACCGTGGCCGGATCAATGAAGGCACCATGCTCGAAATCCTGCGCAACCACTCGAACGTGATCTTCCAGCCTTCCTTCGACGACCCGCGGTTTTCCGGCATCAACCCCTATGCCCTCGGCCTTGACATGATGCAGGACATCCAGCGCATCTCGACCGAGCCGACGGCGGAAGACCGCGACTGGTTTCCCGACATTGCCGGCCGCGGCGACTGGCTCGAAACCTTGCTCGACGCCTGGGCCAATCACCGGGACGAATCCTTCATTCGCCAATATCTCAGTCCGACCCTGATCCGGAAATGGCGGCTCTTCGTGCTGGCCGACGGCTCCGACCGACCGCACTACGAAGTCGCATCGATCCACGACGAGCGGGGCTACAGCAAGATACGGGCCGCGCTGGCCCAAAACTATGATTGGGGCGCAAACCGGCCCGATATCCAGATCGTGGACGTGGACTTGCTCGGCGACCGGCATTTGCGACTTCAGCACAAGGTGAAGGACGGCGTCCTGCTCGACAATGAGAGCCGCGACGCAACACTTCGCCACATCCGAAGCCTTTGGGGCTATGAGGTCAGCCTGGCGTCGGTCGATGCGGAAACAGACGCAACGCTCAGCGAACGCTGGACCAAGGATTGCTGA